In a genomic window of uncultured Flavobacterium sp.:
- a CDS encoding glycosyltransferase, with protein MISVIICSRYELIDSDLKENIEKTIGVKFELIIINNSQNKYSIFEAYNLGIKQSKGEYLCFIHDDIFIHTNDWGKIISDTFEENNTVGLIGVAGSKVKTKMPSGWWNCPDDQKVINIIQHVKNDPEKWEYGFKTNDEKVEVIAVDGVFMAARKDERIFFNTKLKGFHNYDLNFSFEYKKYDYKVLVTNQILIEHFSIGNLDEKWIDSTFKIHSIYRKYLPLKIDNQFTNKDLQILEFDNGSNFINRSLNLGIKKNVISIWFNLFCMKPYSPLYSKFFKKWIKLIIRKKSTL; from the coding sequence ATGATTTCAGTTATAATATGCTCAAGATATGAATTGATTGATTCTGATTTAAAAGAAAATATTGAAAAGACAATAGGCGTCAAATTTGAATTAATTATCATTAATAATTCGCAAAATAAATATTCTATTTTCGAAGCCTATAACCTGGGAATAAAACAAAGCAAAGGAGAATATTTATGTTTCATTCATGACGATATTTTCATCCACACCAATGATTGGGGAAAAATAATTAGTGATACTTTTGAAGAAAATAATACAGTTGGATTAATTGGCGTTGCCGGATCTAAGGTGAAAACCAAAATGCCTTCAGGTTGGTGGAATTGCCCGGATGATCAGAAAGTAATTAATATTATTCAGCATGTTAAAAACGATCCCGAAAAATGGGAATATGGATTTAAAACCAATGATGAAAAAGTAGAGGTTATAGCTGTTGATGGTGTTTTTATGGCAGCAAGAAAAGACGAAAGAATATTTTTCAATACTAAACTAAAAGGTTTTCACAATTACGATTTGAATTTTTCTTTTGAGTATAAAAAGTATGATTATAAAGTTTTAGTAACGAATCAAATTTTGATTGAACATTTTTCAATAGGAAATCTAGATGAAAAGTGGATAGATTCGACTTTTAAAATTCATTCGATTTATAGAAAATATTTACCGTTGAAAATAGATAATCAATTTACAAATAAGGATTTGCAAATTTTAGAATTTGATAACGGATCTAATTTTATAAATAGATCTTTAAATTTAGGTATAAAGAAAAATGTTATTAGTATTTGGTTTAACTTATTCTGTATGAAACCGTACTCGCCATTATATTCTAAATTTTTTAAAAAATGGATTAAGTTAATTATTCGTAAAAAATCAACATTATAG